Sequence from the Thermocoleostomius sinensis A174 genome:
ACGGTTAAACTGTTTGCCGCCTATCAAGAAGCCTATGGAGTACCAGAACTCAGGCTTGATCTGCCAATGGGAGCAACCGCCGAAACCGTGCGCGATCGGCTTTTGAGTGAACACCCCGAACTAGAACAATGGCGTGACCTAACTCGTTTTGGTGTGAATTTGCAATTTGTTGAACCGCATACCCCTTTACAAAACGGCGATGAAGTGGTGCTAATTCCTCCGGTCAGTGGTGGTTAATTCCTTATTTATTTAAGGCAGTGAGGTGAGGTCCAGCCGAGACGCATATCGCAGCAGAGTCAATCCCATCGTGGTTAACGATCGATCATCAACCATTGCATCACCGTAGTTAGACAACAGCACGACGCCTACTTGGTTCGCCCGATTTAAACCCAAAAAGCTGACAAAGCCGCCTGTGCCGCCATTCTGCCAATGGAATATCCAGCCTTCGCAGGTTTGTTGAATGTTCCAACCTAATCCAACATCGTCAAGCCAGTAACTTGTGTGCTTTTGACAGACTCGATCAATCGCTTTGGCTACGGTTGTGTCTGCTGTATCTGTTGTATCTATAGCTATATTTGTGTCTATAGCTATATTCATATCTGTATTGCCTACAGCAGCCGCTACAAATTTCAGCAGATCGCCAGCGGTTGATTGCAATCCATGACAACCTACCAGTACCCCTGCCTGCCAGTGAGGAGTCGGAACCCAATCGATAAACGCACCATCTTGGCTATACTCCGGGCGATAGCCAGCCATTTGTCGCAGTTGCTGCTGGGGCGAAACAGTCACTACCGTATCCGTCAGGTTCAACGGCTGACAAACCAGTTGTTTAACCAACGCTTCGTAGGATTTCTCGGTCTTTAGCTCTAGCACATGCCCCAGCAAGCCCATACCCAAATTGGAGTACTCGTAATATTGTCCGGGGGGGTGTACCAATTGCATCTGCTCTAAGGCAGCATACAGATGCAACGCTTTGTAGCTAACGTAAGGGTTATAAGGATCTTCAGTGACTTCAAAAAAGTTGGCAGGCAGACGCGGCAGTCCAGCCGTATGGGTCGCTAGCTGACGCAAAGTAATCGCTTGCACTGGCTCTGGCACGATCGTGCTCGACGGTAAGTAGGACGCGATCGAATCATCTAATTTCACTATTCCGTCTAGTTCCAACCTGGATAGCAAAATGCCAGTGAAAACTTTTGTGACCGAGCCAATTTCAAATAGCATGGATGCACTCGGCGGAACCGATGCAGAACCGCTCGTCTGACCAAAGCCCTGAATGTAGGTTTGCTCGGCTTGCCACACAGCAACCATTACACCAACCTTGGAACGCGAAGCAAGGTAATCTTCTACGAGTTGTTCAATTTTACAATTGAGCGAGGCAGGGTCATTCATCAACGTCTACTCCCACAAGCGGCGACGGGGTGGACCGCTGAGTCGATCGTGCGTATCTTTTAATAATTGAGGAATATCTAGGTTTTCGGGGCAGCGGGGCAGGCAGTCACCACAGTTAGTACAGCGATCGGCTTTGTTTCCGGGAAACCAGTGTCCGGCGTTCTCGAACATACCATAGCGATATTGCCCAAAGGAGGTCATCTCGTAGGCAACGGCTAAATTTCGCAGGCGCAGCACTTCGGGGATGTTGATTCCTTCAGGGCAAGGTAAACATTGATAACATTGGCGACAAGCATCCGTACCCAGGGCTGTTCGCTGTTGACTCTGCAAGCGCGCTAGGGCGGCTGCTTCGTCACTGGTGAGTGGCTCAGTACGATCGAGGACCGGCAACAGAGCATCCAATTCGCCAGGATTAGCGGCTCCAACGCTGAGGGTCGTAACTCGCGGATCGCT
This genomic interval carries:
- the moaD gene encoding molybdopterin converting factor subunit 1; translation: MTYAKSDELDTVTVTVKLFAAYQEAYGVPELRLDLPMGATAETVRDRLLSEHPELEQWRDLTRFGVNLQFVEPHTPLQNGDEVVLIPPVSGG
- a CDS encoding serine hydrolase domain-containing protein, whose translation is MNDPASLNCKIEQLVEDYLASRSKVGVMVAVWQAEQTYIQGFGQTSGSASVPPSASMLFEIGSVTKVFTGILLSRLELDGIVKLDDSIASYLPSSTIVPEPVQAITLRQLATHTAGLPRLPANFFEVTEDPYNPYVSYKALHLYAALEQMQLVHPPGQYYEYSNLGMGLLGHVLELKTEKSYEALVKQLVCQPLNLTDTVVTVSPQQQLRQMAGYRPEYSQDGAFIDWVPTPHWQAGVLVGCHGLQSTAGDLLKFVAAAVGNTDMNIAIDTNIAIDTTDTADTTVAKAIDRVCQKHTSYWLDDVGLGWNIQQTCEGWIFHWQNGGTGGFVSFLGLNRANQVGVVLLSNYGDAMVDDRSLTTMGLTLLRYASRLDLTSLP